A genomic window from Acyrthosiphon pisum isolate AL4f unplaced genomic scaffold, pea_aphid_22Mar2018_4r6ur Scaffold_20844;HRSCAF=22298, whole genome shotgun sequence includes:
- the LOC103310000 gene encoding piggyBac transposable element-derived protein 3-like, protein MSRNKLRDEDILELLGDGRNSDLSDFSDEEDINFQSEEFNRFIENFDFDLQSDDDFIPTQDLQDDDDFILTQDIDEHDNVIDVVPDSITDPFEDQNDFMPPFVDKRSIKWKKQPFVPSKFSLEELEERNFPEEIPTPLDYFMKYFPDNEYEEMATYTNTYAQQNGKLTWIETNSREMKIFVGVHLLMGVFGLPRIRMYWEQKSRINIVADNITRNRFFELRSNFHIMDNNDIPINNKDRFVKVRPIYNILQKRCNELPVEKNLCVDEQMVPFKGKLSVKQYMRGKPNPWGIKLYLMCGESGLVYDFLLYQGSTTELNCNIQKVFGLGGAVVLKLTMLLKKNRHFLYMDNFFTSFNILHALQQNCIYSAGTIRVNRFANPPFISDKELSKMGRGSSFEVSSNMHNSNIGLIKWYDNKAVVLGSNFITSGVPDDIKRYDKKEKAYITVNRPEIIKCYNQSMGGVDKHDQLVSFFRTFIKSRKWTLRMITHAFDMACVNSWLEYKLDCKHIGIYKTMDLLHFKERLGETLILVGKTFVKKRGRPSNSPSPLSTPVRKRVRNIDQRPFEEVRFDHIDHLPTNDNTNYPVRCKNEGCKLRSSVKCTKCGVHLCFTKRNECFRLYHIK, encoded by the exons ATGTCACGTAATAAATTACGTGATGAAGATATTCTTGAATTATTGGGAGATGGTAGAAATTCGGATTTATCAGATTTCTCTGACGAAGAGGACATAAATTTTCAATCCGAAGAATTTAATCGTTTTATagagaattttgattttgatttgcAAAGTGATGATGATTTTATACCTACACAGGATTTGCAAGATGATGATGATTTTATACTTACACAGGATATTGATGAACATGATAATGTTATTGAT GTTGTGCCAGATTCAATCACAGATCCATTTGAGGACCAAAATGATTTTATGCCACCGTTTGTTGATAAAAGAagtataaaatggaaaaaacagCCTTTTGTACCTTCAAAATTTAGTTTAGAAGAACTTGAAGAACGTAATTTTCCTGAAGAAATACCAACACCACtagattattttatgaaatattttccaGACAATGAGTATGAGGAGATGGCTACATATACAAACACTTATGCACAACAGAATGGTAAATTAACTTGGATTGAAACAAATTCAAgggaaatgaaaatatttgttggTGTTCATTTACTTATGGGGGTGTTTGGTCTACCACGAATACGAATGTACTGGGAACAAAAGTCCAGAATAAATATTGTTGCTGATAATATTACAAGAAACAGGTTTTTTGAGTTAAGATCAAACTTTCATATTATGGATAACAACGACATTCCAATAAACAATAAAGATCGTTTTGTAAAAGTAAGGCCAATCTacaatattttgcaaaaaagATGTAATGAATTACCTGTCGAAAAAAATTTGTGTGTCGATGAGCAAATGGTGCCGTTCAAAGGTAAACTAAGCGTAAAACAATATATGCGTGGTAAGCCAAATCCCTGGGGAATTAAGTTATATCTTATGTGTGGTGAGAGTGGTCTGGTATATGATTTTCTTCTTTACCAAGGATCTACCACTGAACTAAATTGTAACATACAAAAAGTATTTGGTTTAGGTGGTGCTGTGGTGTTAAAACTTAccatgctattaaaaaaaaaccgtcattTTTTGTACATGGATAACTTTTTCACTTCTTTCAACATATTACATGCACTACAACAAAATTGCATATATTCTGCAGGCACAATTAGAGTTAATCGGTTTGCAAATCCGCCTTTTATCAGTGACAAAGAACTATCAAAAATGGGTCGTGGATCATCATTTGAAGTGAGTTCTAACAtgcataatagtaatattggaTTAATCAAATGGTATGACAATAAGGCAGTGGTATTAGGGTCTAATTTCATAACCTCTGGGGTTCCTGATGACATAAAAAGGTATGACAAGAAAGAAAAAGCTTACATAACGGTAAATAGGccagaaattataaaatgttacaacCAGTCGATGGGAGGAGTAGATAAGCATGATCAACTTGTAAGTTTTTTCAGAACATTCATTAAGTCCAGAAAGTGGACACTGAGAATGATCACACATGCCTTTGACATGGCATGTGTAAATAGCTGGTTGGAATATAAATTAGATTGTAAACATATTGGCATTTATAAAACGATGGACCTACTGCATTTCAAGGAGCGCTTAGGTGAAACCCTAATTTTAGTAGGTAAGACTTTTGTAAAGAAAAGAGGTAGGCCTAGCAATAGTCCATCACCATTATCAACTCCAGTTCGAAAACGAGTCAGGAATATTGATCAAAGACCGTTTGAAGAGGTGCGATTTGATCACATTGACCATTTACCAACAAATGACAATACTAATTATCCTGTTCGGTGTAAAAATGAGGGGTGCAAGCTACGAAGTTCTGTAAAATGTACTAAATGTGGTGTTCATTTATGTTTTACTAAAAGAAATGAATGCTTCAGATTGTACCACATCAAATAA